From one Halosimplex rubrum genomic stretch:
- a CDS encoding beta-CASP ribonuclease aCPSF1, whose translation MSQVDKQLDDIRAEIEQEVPNEISITEVAYEGPELVVYTRDPKTFASNGDLIRKLASKLRKRITVRPDPSELSEPSDARATIESIIPEDAGVTDLDFHHDTGEVVVEAQKPGMVIGRHGSTLREITQEVGWTPEVVRTPPIESSTVKNVRNFLKQERDDRRDILERIGRQIHREEMSDDEWVRITTLGCCREVGRAAFILSTPETRVLIDCGDKPGAEDEVPYLQVPEALGSGPSSLDAVVLTHAHLDHSALIPLLFKYGYDGPIYCTEPTRDLMGLLTLDYLDVASKEGRTPPYESEMVREAIKHTIPLEYGDVTDIAPDIKLTLHNSGHILGSAISHFHIGDGLYNVAFSGDIHYDDTRLFNGAVNEFPRVETLVLESTYGGRNDYQTDQADSERKLKEVIRNTIERDGKVLIPAFAVGRSQEIMLVLEEAMREGDIPEVPVHLDGMIWEATAIHTTYPEYLRDDLRDRIFHEDQNPFLADQFNHIDGGEEERQEVADGGPCIVLSTSGMVEGGPIMSWLRHVGGQDDGTMIFVGYQAQGTLGRRIQNGWDEIPINDGGGRADTLSLNMDVETVDGFSGHADRQGLENFVRTMNPRPEKVLCVHGDESSTQDLSSALYHEFNMRTFAPKNLETFRFV comes from the coding sequence ATGAGTCAAGTAGACAAGCAACTCGACGATATCAGAGCAGAGATCGAACAGGAAGTTCCGAACGAGATCTCCATCACGGAGGTCGCCTACGAGGGGCCCGAACTGGTCGTGTACACCCGCGACCCGAAGACATTCGCGAGCAACGGCGACCTGATCCGCAAGCTCGCCTCGAAGCTCCGCAAGCGCATCACCGTCCGGCCCGACCCCTCGGAGCTCTCCGAACCCAGCGACGCGAGGGCGACCATCGAGAGCATCATCCCCGAGGACGCCGGCGTCACCGACCTCGACTTCCACCACGACACCGGCGAGGTCGTCGTCGAGGCGCAGAAACCCGGGATGGTCATCGGCCGCCACGGCTCGACGCTCCGGGAGATCACCCAGGAGGTCGGCTGGACCCCCGAGGTCGTCCGCACGCCGCCCATCGAGTCCTCGACGGTCAAGAACGTCCGCAACTTCCTCAAGCAGGAACGCGACGACCGCCGGGACATCCTCGAACGGATCGGCCGCCAGATCCACCGCGAGGAGATGTCCGACGACGAGTGGGTCCGCATCACCACGCTGGGCTGTTGCCGCGAGGTCGGGCGGGCGGCTTTCATCCTCTCGACGCCGGAGACCCGCGTCCTGATCGACTGCGGCGACAAGCCCGGTGCCGAGGACGAGGTCCCCTATCTGCAGGTGCCCGAGGCGCTCGGGTCGGGTCCGAGTTCGCTCGACGCCGTCGTGCTCACCCACGCCCACCTCGACCACTCGGCGCTCATCCCCCTCCTCTTCAAGTACGGCTACGACGGCCCCATCTACTGCACGGAGCCGACGCGGGACCTGATGGGCCTGCTCACGCTGGACTACCTCGACGTGGCCTCGAAGGAGGGGCGGACGCCGCCCTACGAGTCCGAGATGGTCCGCGAGGCGATCAAACACACCATCCCCCTCGAATACGGCGACGTGACCGACATCGCGCCGGACATCAAGCTCACGCTGCACAACTCCGGGCACATCCTCGGGTCGGCCATCTCTCACTTCCACATCGGCGACGGTCTCTACAACGTCGCCTTCTCGGGTGACATCCACTACGACGACACGCGCCTGTTCAACGGCGCCGTCAACGAGTTCCCCCGCGTGGAGACCCTGGTACTGGAGTCGACCTACGGCGGGCGCAACGACTACCAGACCGACCAGGCCGACTCCGAGCGCAAGCTCAAGGAGGTCATCCGGAACACCATCGAGCGCGACGGCAAGGTGCTCATCCCCGCCTTCGCCGTCGGGCGCTCTCAGGAGATCATGCTCGTCCTCGAGGAGGCGATGCGGGAGGGCGACATCCCCGAGGTGCCGGTCCACCTCGACGGGATGATCTGGGAGGCGACGGCCATCCACACGACCTATCCCGAGTACCTCCGGGACGACCTGCGCGACCGGATCTTCCACGAGGACCAGAACCCCTTCCTCGCCGACCAGTTCAACCACATCGACGGCGGCGAGGAGGAACGCCAGGAGGTGGCCGACGGCGGCCCCTGCATCGTCCTCTCGACCTCCGGGATGGTCGAGGGCGGCCCCATCATGTCCTGGCTGCGCCACGTCGGCGGCCAGGACGACGGCACGATGATCTTCGTCGGCTACCAGGCCCAGGGGACGCTCGGCCGCCGCATTCAGAACGGCTGGGACGAGATCCCGATCAACGACGGCGGCGGCCGCGCCGACACCCTCTCGCTGAACATGGACGTCGAGACCGTCGACGGCTTCTCCGGCCACGCCGACCGGCAGGGCCTGGAGAACTTCGTCCGCACGATGAACCCTCGCCCCGAGAAGGTCCTCTGCGTCCACGGCGACGAGTCCTCCACTCAGGACCTCTCGTCGGCGCTGTACCACGAGTTCA